One genomic window of Boudabousia tangfeifanii includes the following:
- a CDS encoding LssY C-terminal domain-containing protein, producing MADNRQEAEKFTPILSAGFYPVPDSYPKYLSDGLEIKQTKRRIYLLVDSIFVILTVGLTLWFAGLLLWSGMEFAWKSIVVLLLFWAVLAYLLLPRIHQVFTTLYVPDYFMARTKTGDGLLGDPVNLALLGEEEDIHAIMAKAGWVRADEITLRSSWGIVKSSLTGKSYPNAPVSDLFLFGHRHAFAYQQEVDGSAAQRHHVRFWPTPQGWDLPGKQPVDWLAAGTYDKSVGLSTLTFQVTHKIDDDVDAERDYIIKTIRYTDPECKVKVLESFSTAFHDRNGGGDIVRTDGNMPILDLSGAAMRHDKANADEHEAKKAKDADKNHYRPAKLSTKQIMNETLDKTLPPPALGFVGFLTITAAVLTTVVLVLFGAVWLGGDGATLLAEDGIELLILAIAGYAQLVLYILTLKKYAWARIGLLSVAVVAAVSDLWAVTTGNDFHLTHLLPAAISLLVVLALTAPAVREWVSPRERRSGDLIGSVSQ from the coding sequence ATGGCAGATAACCGTCAAGAAGCAGAAAAATTCACTCCTATTTTGTCTGCTGGATTTTATCCGGTTCCTGACTCTTACCCTAAATACCTTTCAGATGGTCTGGAAATAAAGCAAACGAAACGTCGGATTTATTTACTCGTAGATTCTATTTTCGTGATCTTGACGGTTGGACTTACCCTTTGGTTCGCTGGACTTTTGCTCTGGTCTGGGATGGAATTTGCTTGGAAATCTATCGTGGTATTGCTTTTATTTTGGGCAGTGTTAGCCTATCTGCTCCTACCTCGAATCCACCAGGTCTTTACTACCTTATATGTGCCGGATTACTTTATGGCTCGGACTAAAACTGGTGACGGTCTCCTAGGAGATCCGGTAAATCTTGCTCTGCTCGGCGAGGAAGAAGATATCCACGCTATTATGGCGAAAGCTGGATGGGTTAGAGCCGATGAAATCACCTTGCGCTCATCTTGGGGCATTGTGAAGTCTTCGTTGACTGGGAAGTCGTATCCCAACGCGCCGGTCTCTGACCTGTTCTTGTTTGGACATCGCCATGCTTTTGCTTATCAACAAGAGGTTGATGGGAGTGCCGCACAACGTCATCATGTTCGTTTTTGGCCCACTCCTCAGGGATGGGACCTACCTGGCAAACAACCAGTAGACTGGCTGGCTGCGGGTACCTACGATAAATCGGTAGGATTATCTACCCTCACCTTCCAAGTCACTCACAAGATCGACGATGATGTTGATGCCGAGCGTGACTACATTATTAAAACGATCCGTTACACCGACCCGGAATGCAAGGTCAAAGTACTGGAAAGTTTTTCTACCGCCTTCCATGATCGCAATGGTGGGGGAGATATCGTCCGGACAGATGGCAACATGCCGATCCTAGATCTTTCTGGGGCAGCGATGCGACATGATAAGGCAAATGCCGATGAACATGAGGCCAAGAAAGCTAAAGACGCAGACAAAAACCATTATCGCCCAGCTAAACTGAGCACTAAACAAATTATGAATGAAACCCTCGATAAGACGTTGCCCCCACCGGCATTGGGATTCGTCGGTTTCCTAACTATCACTGCGGCTGTTTTAACCACAGTGGTCTTGGTTTTATTTGGAGCAGTCTGGCTAGGCGGGGACGGTGCCACCTTACTGGCGGAAGATGGCATAGAACTTTTGATCCTAGCAATCGCCGGCTACGCACAGTTGGTGCTCTACATCTTGACTCTCAAGAAGTACGCTTGGGCTCGAATTGGTTTGTTGAGTGTGGCAGTGGTTGCCGCTGTTTCCGATTTGTGGGCAGTTACCACTGGAAACGACTTCCACTTGACGCATTTACTGCCAGCAGCCATTTCTTTGCTCGTAGTTTTGGCTCTTACTGCCCCCGCAGTACGCGAATGGGTATCCCCGAGAGAACGTCGATCTGGCGACCTAATCGGGTCGGTTAGTCAGTAG
- a CDS encoding metal-sulfur cluster assembly factor, with amino-acid sequence MADTSEVPQRFAMPQPEPSNELDMVSHGSLPAEDVAEAMRDVIDPELGINVVDLGLVYGITVEEDNHVALDMTLTSAACPLTDVIEQQSQTVLEPIANGVTITWVWMPPWGPDRITADGREQLRALGFNV; translated from the coding sequence ATGGCCGATACCAGTGAAGTGCCACAGCGCTTTGCTATGCCTCAGCCAGAACCTAGTAATGAACTTGATATGGTTTCCCATGGTTCCTTGCCAGCAGAAGACGTGGCTGAAGCGATGCGCGACGTCATTGACCCAGAACTTGGAATCAATGTAGTTGATTTAGGTTTGGTCTATGGGATTACCGTGGAAGAGGATAACCATGTCGCCCTAGACATGACACTAACCTCTGCCGCTTGCCCGCTCACCGATGTTATTGAACAGCAGTCCCAGACCGTGCTAGAACCAATCGCCAACGGTGTCACCATCACTTGGGTTTGGATGCCACCGTGGGGTCCAGATCGGATTACTGCTGATGGTCGTGAGCAATTACGAGCACTTGGTTTTAACGTTTAA
- the sufC gene encoding Fe-S cluster assembly ATPase SufC produces MATLKIEDLHVSVQTQEGEKPILKGVNLTVNSGEIHAIMGPNGSGKSTLAYSLAGHPKYEITSGHAYLDGVDLVDMSADERAKAGLFLAMQYPVEVAGVTVSNFLRTAKTAIDGKAPALRSWVKEVNEAMDRLRMDPAFAQRDVNSGFSGGEKKRHEILQMELLKPAFAVLDETDSGLDVDALRIVSEGVNRVHDEVGSGILLITHYTRILRYIKPDFVHVFVDGHVADEGGPELAERLEAEGYDRYLGR; encoded by the coding sequence ATGGCAACTCTTAAGATTGAAGATCTGCACGTATCGGTGCAAACTCAGGAAGGCGAAAAGCCAATCCTTAAAGGTGTAAACCTCACTGTTAACTCTGGTGAGATTCACGCGATTATGGGCCCGAATGGCTCTGGTAAGTCCACTTTGGCATACTCTCTAGCCGGCCACCCAAAGTACGAAATCACCTCCGGTCATGCCTACCTAGATGGTGTTGACTTGGTTGATATGAGCGCTGACGAACGCGCTAAGGCTGGCCTCTTCTTGGCCATGCAGTATCCAGTGGAAGTAGCTGGTGTCACCGTTTCTAACTTCTTGCGTACTGCCAAGACTGCAATTGACGGCAAGGCTCCGGCACTTCGCTCTTGGGTTAAGGAAGTTAACGAAGCTATGGATCGTCTTCGGATGGATCCTGCTTTTGCCCAGCGTGACGTTAACTCTGGCTTCTCCGGTGGTGAAAAGAAGCGCCACGAAATTCTTCAGATGGAACTTCTCAAGCCAGCTTTCGCCGTCTTGGACGAAACTGACTCCGGTCTAGACGTGGATGCTCTGCGCATCGTCTCGGAAGGCGTCAACCGAGTTCATGACGAGGTCGGTTCAGGTATCTTGTTGATCACCCACTACACTCGTATTCTGCGCTACATCAAGCCGGATTTCGTACACGTATTCGTCGATGGTCACGTAGCCGATGAAGGCGGCCCAGAGCTCGCAGAACGCCTCGAAGCCGAAGGTTACGATCGTTACCTCGGACGCTGA
- a CDS encoding diacylglycerol/lipid kinase family protein: MRLLFILNPTANGGRAAQLANKIRSFYLEHADDPRLGSTSPSLEIRLTEYPSHATRLAEENAKLFDVIVAVGGDGTINEVCRGLIAAKTGQLGVIPAGTGNDTATGLELPKTLAEALWAIHESPIRHLDYGTVNGQVFINSATVGFDALVASHGNRIKRVLKSHWAYVIGLFTALATYHFPKIQVPQDFPAGDDWAGTQRDLCLLAVCNGRYYGGGIEIVPGATLDDELLDLCLITNISKPRLLKLLPTILKGTHIKQKQYLRTWKTQQFSLPVLTPTLLGIDGEISEVAVGEVLHFELHPGGINFVG; this comes from the coding sequence GTGCGTTTACTCTTTATCCTTAATCCCACGGCCAATGGCGGTCGGGCAGCTCAGCTAGCGAATAAAATTCGTAGCTTCTATCTTGAGCATGCCGACGATCCTCGTTTGGGATCGACCTCGCCTAGCTTAGAAATTCGTTTGACCGAATATCCTAGTCACGCGACACGGCTAGCTGAAGAAAACGCAAAACTTTTTGACGTAATTGTCGCGGTAGGTGGCGACGGTACAATTAACGAGGTTTGTCGAGGACTAATCGCGGCTAAAACGGGGCAACTTGGTGTTATCCCCGCAGGAACGGGAAATGACACCGCCACGGGACTCGAGCTACCAAAGACTCTGGCAGAAGCTTTATGGGCAATCCATGAATCACCCATCCGGCATCTAGACTATGGCACCGTTAATGGACAAGTTTTTATTAATAGCGCGACGGTAGGTTTCGATGCGCTGGTGGCATCGCATGGCAATCGCATTAAACGGGTTCTGAAATCTCACTGGGCCTATGTGATCGGTTTGTTTACCGCTCTGGCTACGTACCATTTTCCCAAGATTCAAGTTCCCCAGGACTTTCCTGCAGGTGACGATTGGGCCGGTACGCAACGTGATTTGTGTTTATTAGCTGTTTGCAACGGGCGATACTATGGGGGCGGAATTGAGATTGTTCCTGGCGCTACCTTGGATGACGAGCTCCTCGATCTTTGTCTAATCACGAATATTAGCAAGCCTCGTTTGTTAAAGCTCTTGCCCACTATTCTTAAGGGCACCCATATTAAACAAAAACAGTATTTACGAACATGGAAAACTCAGCAATTCTCGCTGCCTGTGTTAACCCCTACTCTCCTAGGAATAGATGGCGAAATCTCCGAAGTTGCTGTGGGGGAAGTCCTTCATTTTGAGCTCCACCCTGGTGGGATTAACTTTGTTGGCTAG
- a CDS encoding aminotransferase class V-fold PLP-dependent enzyme yields the protein MEATVKNPNLGQDKEDLSQLRKDFPILSRIGRGGSPIAYLDSAATAQKPQAVLSAVADFDATANGAVNRGTHLLGDDATEAYENARAQLAAFFGTKASQIAYTRNATEALNLIALSLSAGVGSGPKLQPGDEVCVTRLEHHANLVPWQQACARSGAKLVWLEATPEGRIDLESLDRINERTKVVAFTHASNVTGAISPVSQIVERAKHVGAITVLDACQSAPHLPLDLPALGVDFAAMSAHKMYGPGGIGAWYAKDDWFNRLDPVLTGGAMVTWVEMESATFHEGPQKFEAGTMPVAAAVGWAAALKYLSQVGWGALAQHESDLGQQLLEVVAKYPQVKLLGSAMMKDRLAVVSFAIKGIHPHDVGQIMDSEDVAIRVGHHCAIPIHTAMGVRSSSRASVAITTTSEEIERFDHALAAVLKFFGGM from the coding sequence ATGGAAGCAACTGTAAAGAATCCTAATTTAGGCCAAGACAAGGAAGATCTATCGCAATTGCGAAAAGATTTTCCGATTCTCTCGCGCATTGGTCGTGGGGGAAGTCCGATCGCCTATTTGGATTCGGCTGCAACCGCCCAAAAACCTCAAGCTGTGCTATCGGCGGTGGCGGACTTTGACGCCACCGCCAATGGCGCGGTTAATCGTGGTACCCACTTGTTGGGGGATGATGCCACCGAAGCTTACGAAAATGCCCGCGCACAATTAGCCGCCTTTTTCGGCACGAAGGCTTCGCAAATTGCCTACACTAGGAATGCGACTGAAGCTTTAAATCTAATCGCTCTTTCCCTGTCGGCTGGTGTCGGGAGCGGGCCAAAACTTCAGCCTGGCGACGAGGTTTGCGTTACTCGCTTAGAGCATCACGCCAATCTTGTGCCTTGGCAACAGGCTTGTGCTCGCAGTGGCGCCAAATTAGTTTGGTTAGAAGCAACTCCTGAGGGCCGGATCGACCTTGAGAGCCTCGACCGGATCAATGAACGAACTAAGGTAGTTGCCTTTACCCATGCCTCTAATGTCACTGGGGCCATCTCACCAGTCTCGCAGATCGTAGAACGAGCCAAGCATGTAGGGGCGATCACCGTCCTCGATGCCTGTCAATCAGCCCCGCATTTGCCTTTGGATCTGCCCGCTCTGGGCGTCGATTTTGCGGCTATGAGCGCCCACAAAATGTATGGGCCTGGCGGGATCGGTGCTTGGTACGCTAAAGACGACTGGTTTAATCGTCTAGACCCAGTTCTAACCGGCGGGGCAATGGTTACCTGGGTAGAGATGGAAAGCGCTACTTTCCATGAAGGTCCGCAAAAATTCGAGGCTGGAACTATGCCAGTGGCAGCTGCCGTTGGTTGGGCTGCCGCACTAAAATACCTCTCACAAGTTGGCTGGGGCGCGCTAGCTCAACATGAGTCCGACCTCGGCCAGCAACTACTTGAGGTAGTTGCCAAGTATCCGCAGGTGAAATTGTTAGGGTCTGCGATGATGAAGGATCGACTCGCCGTAGTTTCGTTCGCGATAAAGGGAATCCACCCTCATGATGTCGGACAAATTATGGATTCGGAAGACGTAGCCATTAGAGTAGGACACCATTGTGCAATCCCAATCCATACTGCTATGGGGGTCCGTTCCTCGTCTAGAGCGAGCGTGGCTATCACTACAACCAGTGAAGAAATCGAAAGATTCGATCATGCCCTTGCAGCAGTCTTAAAATTCTTCGGAGGAATGTAA
- the sufU gene encoding Fe-S cluster assembly sulfur transfer protein SufU, with the protein MSAEMEQLYQAVILDHSRSRQGSGEIPQDASNTSHQVNPTCGDEVTLAVEVDDDGKITDLVWDGDGCSISQASLSVMSEAVVGMDAKDRQELARTFNKMMHLRGQMPSEDELDVLEDAAAFSGVSKFPARVKCALLGWMALQGALSAAGVDENYTEGE; encoded by the coding sequence ATGTCGGCAGAAATGGAACAACTTTACCAAGCAGTAATCCTAGACCACTCGCGATCTCGCCAAGGGTCTGGAGAAATCCCGCAGGATGCTTCAAATACTAGCCATCAGGTGAATCCTACCTGTGGGGATGAAGTTACTCTGGCCGTTGAGGTTGACGATGACGGAAAAATCACCGACTTAGTATGGGATGGCGATGGTTGTTCGATTTCTCAAGCCTCACTTTCAGTAATGTCGGAAGCAGTAGTTGGCATGGACGCGAAAGATCGTCAGGAACTAGCCAGAACTTTCAACAAAATGATGCATCTGCGGGGACAAATGCCTTCCGAGGACGAACTCGATGTGCTCGAAGACGCTGCCGCCTTTAGCGGAGTATCCAAGTTCCCCGCACGAGTCAAATGTGCTCTGCTTGGCTGGATGGCCTTGCAAGGAGCTCTTTCGGCCGCAGGCGTTGACGAAAACTACACGGAGGGTGAGTAA